Part of the Elusimicrobiota bacterium genome, AACGTCTCCGGAGATAATGCGCTGGGCCAATCCCTCAGCGATGGCGGTCTTGCCCACACCCGGTTCACCGATCAGGACGGGATTGTTTTTGGTTCGACGGGACAAGACCTGAATCACCCGCCGAATTTCTTCGTCGCGCCCAATCACCGGATCCAACTTCCCCCCCCGCGCCGCCTCCGTTAAATCCCGGGCGTATTTTTCAAGAGCCTGGTATTTGGCTTCAGGGTTTTCGTCGGTCACGCGATGAGACCCCCGCAGTTCGGTGAGGAGTTGGAGCGCTTTTTCCCGAGAGAGCCCATGGGACTGAAGCAGGGAGGAAGCGGGGTCCCCCGATAACCCCAAAATTCCCAACAAGAAATGTTCGGTCGAAACAAATTCATCGTGAAAAGTTTGGGCCTCACCCTCCGCCTTCGTGACCACGTCACGAAAAGCCGGCGAGGCGGAGAGTTGGCCACCCCGGACCTCCGGAAGCTTGTCCAACTCGGAAGTGATTTTTGCGCGCAAACTTCCCAGAGGCACTCCCCCTTTTTCCAGAAGTTGGGGGACAATGTTTTCTGGCACATCCAAAAGAGAGGAAAGCAAGTGGAGAGGCGTGATTTGAGCGTGGTTCTTTTTTTCCGAAATCGCCTGAGCGCTTTGGAGGGATTCTTGAGCTTTGAGGGTGAATTTTGTGGCCATGGGATTTAGCTGGGGAGACCGTTAAAATGGTTCATGGCCGCGTCCACTCCTTCCACCAACACCGCGTTCAACGCGTCAGCGGCCTGGTCGGCCAACTCGGCCAAAAGGGTCGTATCGACCTTCTTCAGAACAAAAATTTTCGGGTCCATTCCTGGAGGGACAGGCCCCACCCCAACACGAAGCCGCGCCACCTCTTCGGTGTTAAACGACTGAACAACCGAATTCAACCCGTTGTGTCCCCCACAACTCCCTTTCCGTCGAATCCGAACCCGACCCCAGGGAAGGGAAAAATCGTCACAGACCACCACGATTTCCGAGACGGGGATCCGCCACCAGGCGGCCGCCCAAAAGACGCTGGCACCGGAAATATTCATCAGGGTCTTTGGCTTGATGAAACGAACATCGCCTTTCCCTGCCGATTGAACTTTTCCTTTTTCGTCCTTCCAGCTCAGTTTCAGTCGCCGCGCCAAAACATCGAGCGCCTGAAACCCAATATTGTGGGGCGTGTGGTCGTATTTTTTTTCGTCGTTCCCAAGCCCAACCACCAAACGTGGAATCATGGAACGCTCCCTTCCCTGAAATTAACTTATTTTTTCTCCTTGCCCGCTGGCGCGGCTTTGGCTCCCGCCGCCGGGGCTTTGCCCCCAGGAACCGCTTCGCCTTCCTCCGGTTTCTTGCCCTTTGCAATGACTTCGGGCTCCGTTCCACCCGCGGCCACAGCGCCGGCCACCGGGGTCGGGGCCACTTCTTCTTCCACAGGCGCCACAATATTCAACACCAACCCCTCCCCCTCTGTAATGCATTCCACGCCCGCGGGCAACACAACGTCTTTAACTTTAATCCCCTGGTTCAACTGCAGTTGGGACACATCCACAGAAATCCCGTCCGGAATATCGGCCGGAAGGCAACGCACACGAAGGTTTCTCAAAATGTGTTCAAGAACACCCCCGCCGATTTTAACACCAGGAGCTTCCCCCATTACGAGGAGCGGCACATTGACTTCAATCATTTTTTTCATGGAGATTCTCTGGAAATCCAAGTGAATGATGTTGTGTGAAAGGACATCGCGTTGGACATCTTTCAAGAGAACGATTTCCCCGTTCTCCCCCACCGTCAGGTTCATGAGAACGTTGGCCCCGTGCCCTTTAAGCAACTGGGTGAAATTTTTCACATCCACCGACATAGTGATCGGCTCTTTCTTCTCACCGTAAACGACCCCAGGCACACGCCCACTTTCTCGAAGCTTGAGAAGATCGCCTTTTGTAGACAATTCCCGCTTTTCACCGCGGAGTTCAATGGTTTTCATCGGATAGACCTCGCTTAATTTCTAAAGTGTCAAACAAACAATTCACTGATGGAGCGCTCCACATGGATCCGCTGAATGGCCTCGGCCAACAGGGGAGCCACCGATAACACGCGGATCTTGCGCGCGTCTTTGTGGTTCAAAGGGATACTGTTCGTGATCGCCAACTCTTCCACGGGAGAAGCGTTTAATCGATCGATCGCCGGCCCCGCCAAAACCCCATGGGCGGCGGCCGCAAGAACACGGGTCGCCCCCGCATCCACCAACGCCTGAGCGGCCTTGGCCAGTGT contains:
- a CDS encoding aminoacyl-tRNA hydrolase, encoding MIPRLVVGLGNDEKKYDHTPHNIGFQALDVLARRLKLSWKDEKGKVQSAGKGDVRFIKPKTLMNISGASVFWAAAWWRIPVSEIVVVCDDFSLPWGRVRIRRKGSCGGHNGLNSVVQSFNTEEVARLRVGVGPVPPGMDPKIFVLKKVDTTLLAELADQAADALNAVLVEGVDAAMNHFNGLPS
- a CDS encoding 50S ribosomal protein L25, giving the protein MKTIELRGEKRELSTKGDLLKLRESGRVPGVVYGEKKEPITMSVDVKNFTQLLKGHGANVLMNLTVGENGEIVLLKDVQRDVLSHNIIHLDFQRISMKKMIEVNVPLLVMGEAPGVKIGGGVLEHILRNLRVRCLPADIPDGISVDVSQLQLNQGIKVKDVVLPAGVECITEGEGLVLNIVAPVEEEVAPTPVAGAVAAGGTEPEVIAKGKKPEEGEAVPGGKAPAAGAKAAPAGKEKK